From the Ruania alkalisoli genome, one window contains:
- a CDS encoding CarD family transcriptional regulator, protein MTFTVGETVVYPHHGAALIEEISKRIIRGEEKLYLRLKVAQGDLTIEVPAENVDLVGVRDVVGKEGLEKVFEVLRAPYTEEPTNWSRRYKANVEKIASGDVIKVAEVVRDLSRRDADRGLSAGEKRMLARARQILVSELALAEHTEEEKAEALLDEVLAS, encoded by the coding sequence ATGACCTTCACAGTCGGCGAGACCGTCGTCTACCCGCACCATGGAGCGGCCCTCATCGAGGAGATCTCCAAGCGCATCATCCGGGGGGAGGAGAAGCTCTACCTGCGCCTGAAAGTGGCCCAGGGAGACCTCACCATCGAAGTCCCGGCAGAGAACGTCGATCTGGTCGGTGTTCGTGATGTTGTCGGCAAGGAGGGCCTGGAGAAGGTCTTCGAGGTGCTGCGCGCGCCCTATACCGAAGAACCCACGAACTGGTCCCGTCGCTATAAGGCGAACGTGGAGAAGATCGCCTCCGGTGACGTGATCAAGGTGGCGGAGGTCGTCCGTGACCTGTCCCGGCGCGATGCCGATCGCGGCCTCTCTGCTGGTGAGAAGCGGATGCTGGCCCGTGCCCGGCAGATCCTCGTCTCCGAGCTCGCACTCGCCGAGCACACGGAAGAGGAGAAGGCCGAGGCACTGCTGGACGAGGTTCTCGCCTCCTGA